From Primulina tabacum isolate GXHZ01 chromosome 2, ASM2559414v2, whole genome shotgun sequence, one genomic window encodes:
- the LOC142532434 gene encoding uncharacterized protein LOC142532434 isoform X1 — MALGCRFLMSRALSFAAVPAIGTGTGVTLQEIASNHPKSIAKVVLKKGKTQLFKDGNPMVYSGAVDRIIGRPPPKTGDAVLVADGTEKPIGWGLYNSVSMFCVRLMQMEDETAYDPSCVLNVDRLLETRISAAINLRELLGLPAAETNAYRLVNSEGDRLSGLIVDIFGDEAVIASSAAWVEKYKQQIKHHIGQIKNINHMTWRPSIEILKEEGYDFPDPGVIESSNPPRTVKVVENGVSYLVSLEGQKTGFYADQRENRLYIMSISEGQKVLDIFCYTGGFALNAAFGGARRVTGVDSSSTALEIAKENIVLNNLDPSKISFLRRDATDFMKGAISRGDSWDIVILDPPKLAPRRKVLQSATGMYRNLNCLAMQITRRGGLLMTCSCSGAVTQSGMFLQILQGAASMAGRKITIIRQAGAACDHPIDPSYPEGAYLTTVLLRVL, encoded by the exons ACTCTTCAAGAAATCGCTTCCAACCACCCTAAAA GTATTGCAAAGGTTGTGCTGAAAAAGGGAAAGACTCAACTATTCAAAGATGGAAACCCTATGGTGTACAGTGGTGCCGTTGATAGGATAATTGGCAGACCACCTCCCAAAACTGGCGACGCTGTGCTGGTGGCTGATGGGACAGAAAAGCCAATTGGCTGGGGCTTATACAACTCGGTTTCCATGTTTTGCGTTCGGCTCATGCAGATGGAGGATGAAACAGCATA TGATCCATCTTGTGTGTTGAATGTGGATAGATTGCTTGAGACAAGAATCAGCGCTGCTATTAACTTGAGGGAGCTGCTTGGGCTCCCTGCTGCCGAGACAAATGCATATCGTCTAGTCAACAGTGAAGGAGATCG GTTGTCAGGTCTTATTGTTGATATTTTTGGAGATGAAGCGGTGATTGCTTCCTCTGCTGCATGGGTTGAAAAGTACaagcaacaaataaagcatCACATCggccaaataaaaaatatcaaccATATGACCTGGAGACCGTCAATCGAGATCTTGAAGGAGGAGGGATATGATTTTCCTGATCCAGGAGTTATAGAGTCATCAAATCCTCCCAGAACAGTAAAG GTTGTCGAGAATGGTGTTTCTTATCTTGTCTCGTTGGAAGGGCAGAAAACTGGCTTCTATGCTGACCAGCGTGAGAACCGGCTATACATAATGTCAATTTCAGAAGGCCAGAAAGTACTAGACATCTTCTGCTATACCGGAGGTTTTGCTCTAAATGCAGCGTTTGGTGGTGCTCGTAGAGTAACTG GTGTGGATTCATCTTCCACTGCACTGGAAATTGCCAAGGAGAACATTGTTCTCAATAACCTTGATCCAAGTAAAATATCGTTTTTGAGGCGAGATGCTACAGATTTTATGAAAGGAGCAATCTCCAGAGGTGATTCGTGGGATATAGTCATATTGGATCCACCTAAATTGGCTCCTCGAAGAAAG GTATTGCAAAGCGCAACTGGGATGTATAGAAATCTTAATTGCCTGGCTATGCAAATAACAAGAAGGGGTGGATTGTTAATGACCTGCTCGTGTTCTGGAGCAGTGACCCAAAGTGGGATGTTTTTACAAATTCTACAG GGTGCTGCATCTATGGCTGGGCGAAAGATCACAATCATACGTCAAGCTGGTGCAGCCTGTGATCACCCCATCGATCCTTCTTATCCAGAGGGTGCATATCTCACCACTGTATTGCTTAGAGTGCTGTGA
- the LOC142532434 gene encoding uncharacterized protein LOC142532434 isoform X2 gives MALGCRFLMSRALSFAAVPAIGTGTGVTLQEIASNHPKSIAKVVLKKGKTQLFKDGNPMVYSGAVDRIIGRPPPKTGDAVLVADGTEKPIGWGLYNSVSMFCVRLMQMEDETAYDPSCVLNVDRLLETRISAAINLRELLGLPAAETNAYRLVNSEGDRLSGLIVDIFGDEAVIASSAAWVEKYKQQIKHHIGQIKNINHMTWRPSIEILKEEGYDFPDPGVIESSNPPRTVKVVENGVSYLVSLEGQKTGFYADQRENRLYIMSISEGQKVLDIFCYTGGFALNAAFGGARRVTGVDSSSTALEIAKENIVLNNLDPSKISFLRRDATDFMKGAISRGDSWDIVILDPPKLAPRRKVLQSATGMYRNLNCLAMQITRRGGLLMTCSCSGAVTQSGMFLQILQEQLTR, from the exons ACTCTTCAAGAAATCGCTTCCAACCACCCTAAAA GTATTGCAAAGGTTGTGCTGAAAAAGGGAAAGACTCAACTATTCAAAGATGGAAACCCTATGGTGTACAGTGGTGCCGTTGATAGGATAATTGGCAGACCACCTCCCAAAACTGGCGACGCTGTGCTGGTGGCTGATGGGACAGAAAAGCCAATTGGCTGGGGCTTATACAACTCGGTTTCCATGTTTTGCGTTCGGCTCATGCAGATGGAGGATGAAACAGCATA TGATCCATCTTGTGTGTTGAATGTGGATAGATTGCTTGAGACAAGAATCAGCGCTGCTATTAACTTGAGGGAGCTGCTTGGGCTCCCTGCTGCCGAGACAAATGCATATCGTCTAGTCAACAGTGAAGGAGATCG GTTGTCAGGTCTTATTGTTGATATTTTTGGAGATGAAGCGGTGATTGCTTCCTCTGCTGCATGGGTTGAAAAGTACaagcaacaaataaagcatCACATCggccaaataaaaaatatcaaccATATGACCTGGAGACCGTCAATCGAGATCTTGAAGGAGGAGGGATATGATTTTCCTGATCCAGGAGTTATAGAGTCATCAAATCCTCCCAGAACAGTAAAG GTTGTCGAGAATGGTGTTTCTTATCTTGTCTCGTTGGAAGGGCAGAAAACTGGCTTCTATGCTGACCAGCGTGAGAACCGGCTATACATAATGTCAATTTCAGAAGGCCAGAAAGTACTAGACATCTTCTGCTATACCGGAGGTTTTGCTCTAAATGCAGCGTTTGGTGGTGCTCGTAGAGTAACTG GTGTGGATTCATCTTCCACTGCACTGGAAATTGCCAAGGAGAACATTGTTCTCAATAACCTTGATCCAAGTAAAATATCGTTTTTGAGGCGAGATGCTACAGATTTTATGAAAGGAGCAATCTCCAGAGGTGATTCGTGGGATATAGTCATATTGGATCCACCTAAATTGGCTCCTCGAAGAAAG GTATTGCAAAGCGCAACTGGGATGTATAGAAATCTTAATTGCCTGGCTATGCAAATAACAAGAAGGGGTGGATTGTTAATGACCTGCTCGTGTTCTGGAGCAGTGACCCAAAGTGGGATGTTTTTACAAATTCTACAG GAGCAACTCACAAGGTGA
- the LOC142532434 gene encoding uncharacterized protein LOC142532434 isoform X3, translating to MVYSGAVDRIIGRPPPKTGDAVLVADGTEKPIGWGLYNSVSMFCVRLMQMEDETAYDPSCVLNVDRLLETRISAAINLRELLGLPAAETNAYRLVNSEGDRLSGLIVDIFGDEAVIASSAAWVEKYKQQIKHHIGQIKNINHMTWRPSIEILKEEGYDFPDPGVIESSNPPRTVKVVENGVSYLVSLEGQKTGFYADQRENRLYIMSISEGQKVLDIFCYTGGFALNAAFGGARRVTGVDSSSTALEIAKENIVLNNLDPSKISFLRRDATDFMKGAISRGDSWDIVILDPPKLAPRRKVLQSATGMYRNLNCLAMQITRRGGLLMTCSCSGAVTQSGMFLQILQGAASMAGRKITIIRQAGAACDHPIDPSYPEGAYLTTVLLRVL from the exons ATGGTGTACAGTGGTGCCGTTGATAGGATAATTGGCAGACCACCTCCCAAAACTGGCGACGCTGTGCTGGTGGCTGATGGGACAGAAAAGCCAATTGGCTGGGGCTTATACAACTCGGTTTCCATGTTTTGCGTTCGGCTCATGCAGATGGAGGATGAAACAGCATA TGATCCATCTTGTGTGTTGAATGTGGATAGATTGCTTGAGACAAGAATCAGCGCTGCTATTAACTTGAGGGAGCTGCTTGGGCTCCCTGCTGCCGAGACAAATGCATATCGTCTAGTCAACAGTGAAGGAGATCG GTTGTCAGGTCTTATTGTTGATATTTTTGGAGATGAAGCGGTGATTGCTTCCTCTGCTGCATGGGTTGAAAAGTACaagcaacaaataaagcatCACATCggccaaataaaaaatatcaaccATATGACCTGGAGACCGTCAATCGAGATCTTGAAGGAGGAGGGATATGATTTTCCTGATCCAGGAGTTATAGAGTCATCAAATCCTCCCAGAACAGTAAAG GTTGTCGAGAATGGTGTTTCTTATCTTGTCTCGTTGGAAGGGCAGAAAACTGGCTTCTATGCTGACCAGCGTGAGAACCGGCTATACATAATGTCAATTTCAGAAGGCCAGAAAGTACTAGACATCTTCTGCTATACCGGAGGTTTTGCTCTAAATGCAGCGTTTGGTGGTGCTCGTAGAGTAACTG GTGTGGATTCATCTTCCACTGCACTGGAAATTGCCAAGGAGAACATTGTTCTCAATAACCTTGATCCAAGTAAAATATCGTTTTTGAGGCGAGATGCTACAGATTTTATGAAAGGAGCAATCTCCAGAGGTGATTCGTGGGATATAGTCATATTGGATCCACCTAAATTGGCTCCTCGAAGAAAG GTATTGCAAAGCGCAACTGGGATGTATAGAAATCTTAATTGCCTGGCTATGCAAATAACAAGAAGGGGTGGATTGTTAATGACCTGCTCGTGTTCTGGAGCAGTGACCCAAAGTGGGATGTTTTTACAAATTCTACAG GGTGCTGCATCTATGGCTGGGCGAAAGATCACAATCATACGTCAAGCTGGTGCAGCCTGTGATCACCCCATCGATCCTTCTTATCCAGAGGGTGCATATCTCACCACTGTATTGCTTAGAGTGCTGTGA